The sequence below is a genomic window from Desertifilum tharense IPPAS B-1220.
ATTTTAGGAATTAATATTTCAGCCTCTTCTCATCGCGTTGGAGACAGCAACCGAGGGGGAAATTGGCAATTAGACTTTAACACGCATTCAGAATATAGTTCTCATTTAAGCTTACAACCCTGCTTATTTTCCTCGTATTCGGGTCTTTTAGCAACCGCGATCGTTACGACAACGGCTGATAGTGGTGCGGGTTCCTTGCGGAATGCGATCGCCACCGCAAATCCCGGCGATACTATCATTTTTAGTGCGAGTTTAGCCAATCAAATCATCACCCTCACCAGCGGACAATTAGAGATTAATAAAAATCTTACCATTGATGGTTCTGCGGCAGCTAATTTAACCCTGAGTGGGAATAACACCTCGCGAGTGATTAATCTCCATTCTTACCAAACCCTCAACATTCAAAACCTCACCATTGCGAATGGAAGAGTCACCAGTACCGACTTAATTGAAGGGGCGGGTGCAGGAATAAAAACAGGAGAAGGCAGCAATTTATCAGTTAACAGCGTCCAGTTTAGAGATAATATTGCTCGACTGGGAGCTGGTATTTTTGCTTTTAATAAAAGTACCGCCACGATTACCAATAGCACCTTTGACAATAATGACGCAACCTCCGGTTTAGCCTTAGACTACAAAGAACAAAGCGGCGGCGCAATTGTAGGATTTGTTGCCAATAGCCTCACGGTTAAAGATAGCAAATTTACCAATAACAAAGGCTTGAATGGGGGAGCCATTAACAACCTGCTAACTCCCCTTACCATTGAAAACTCAATCTTTATTAACAACGACTCAACGCCAGGTAAAAATGCCGGGGCTGTCGTAGGTTATGGCGGCGCAATTTATAGCGATGGTTCCAGTAGCGTCAACAATGACAATATTGGGGGCGATATTATTATCCGGAATAGTCGCTTTGAAGGCAACACCGGATCGGGGCAAGGCGGCGGCATTTATCTTTATGTTTATCCCCCTGATAAAGTCACCCTAGAAGACTCAACCCTGCTCAACAACTCAGTAGTAAACAATGCGGAAGGCGTTGCCCAAGGTGGGGGCTTTTTCTATGCAGCAAAAACTGGACTTGCACCCGGTAACAGTCCGTTAGTCATTTCGCGAACCACATTTGCAAATAATGTTTCCGCCGATCAAGGTGGGGGGCTTTGGGTGGGAGAAAATGCCCCATTAATCATTACCAATAGCACCTTTTCAGGGAACGAAGCCCAAGCGGTTAACGGGAATGGCTTTGGCGGTGCGTTAACGGTGTTTAATCAATCCAACCCAACAACGATTATTAACACCACCTTTGCTTACAATAAGGCAGCAAAACTCGCCGGGGCGATCTTTCATGGAGACGAGCAGAAAATAACGGTTCAAAATACAATATTTTATGAAAATATTGCCAGTAATTCTCTGAAAAATCAACAGCATGTTTCCCGCTCGCTGATTGATGCGGGGGGAAATATCCAGTATCCGCCCAAACTCACGGATATTCCCTTTCCGGGCGATCTCAATGTTACCGATAAAGTCACCCTTGCCGATCCGAAATTAGGCCCGTTGCAAAGTATCAATGGCGTCTTGGTTCATCCCCTACTCGCGGGAAGCGCCGCCATTGATGCCGGGGTGAATGCGGGGGTTGCTAGCGTGGATCAAACGGGTAATCCGCGCATTGTGGATGGAGTCGCAGATAGTGGGGCTTATGAAGCAACTGGAACCCTCTTACCCCCACCCCCGAATAATCCACCCACCCTCGTTACGCCGATTCCCGATCGAACGGCTACGGAAGCAACGCCGTTTAATCTCAATATTGCTAGCAATTTTACCGATATTGATGGGGATGCGCTGGTATTTTCAGCCGTGGGTTTGCCAGAAGGGTTAGTCTTAAATTCAGGTACGGGCATTATTTCAGGAACTCCTACCCGTAATGCCGTAGGCACTCGCTCAGTAACTGTAACGGTTTCTGATGGTAAGGGAGCTGTAGTAAGCGATGTTTTCGATCTTGCTGTCACTGCTGCTACTCCAACTCCGACACCGCAACCCACTCCGACTCCGACACCACAACCTACGCCAACTCCGACACCGGAACCGACTCCAACGCCGGAACCTACGCCAACTCCGACACCCGAACCGATCCCTCCAGATAAAGCGGGTAACAGTTTAGACTTGGCAGCCGACTTAGGCGTTTTAACGGGTTCCCAAAGCGTTGATGACTTTATCGGAAATGCAGATACCGATGATTTTTATAGCTTTCGCTTAGAAACAGAAAGCTTGCTGAATCTTGATTTACAGGGATTAACGGGGAATGCTTACATTCAACTGTTGGATAGCCAAGGGAACCTGATTCAAGAGATTGCGGCGGCGGATCTCGCTTTAGACGAGTTTGCCGTTTCCTTAGCGGCGGGTGATTATTTTGTGCGCGTCTTCAGCACAAATCCCGAAAATACAGCCTATATCTTAACCCTTTCTACCCAAAGTACCGCTACCCCCGATCTGGATGAGTGTGGGGGCGGGGGTAATTGTCAAACGACTATTTCTGGCACGAGTGGCGATGATGTATTGATGGGCGATGAGTGCCGTAACTTCATGTTAGGAGAAGCGGGGAATGATGTGTTGATGGGCAACCAAGGCAGCGATACCTTGTTGGGCGGTATGGGTGCAGATACGCTTTATGGCGGTAAAGGGAAGGATTCTCTGTTGGGAGGAGAAGGGGATGACTCGTTAATGGGCAACCGTTGCAATGATACGCTGTACGGCGGGAAAGGCAATGATGTGCTGTGGGGAGGAAAAGGAGATGATTATCTAGAGGGGGGTGAAGGGGATGATACCTTAAGCGGCGATCGCGGATCGGATACGCTTGTGGGTGGAGAAGGGCGCGATCTATTTATCTTGAGAACCGAAACGGCGTCTACACAGATGAGCGAAGCGGATCTCATTCTAGATTTTGAAGTGGGTGTGGATACGATCGGCTTAACTGATGGGGTGACTCCCGAAGACTTGATTTTAGAAGCTGTTGAAGGGAACACGTTAATTCGGGTGGCAGGTTCTAATCAAGTGTTAGGAATCGTCGTCGGAATTGCTCCACAGCAGCTTCCTAGGAGTTTTGTGAGTGTAGAGATGGCGATCGGCTAACGCGATCGCTCTGGGGGGCTAAGACAAGGCGATCGCGCCCCTGTTCTTTTGCCTGATACAAGGCGCGATCGGCAGCCGCAATCAATGTATCGGGCAACTCAGTATCTAGGGGAATGCTACTGGCAACGCCGATACTCACGGTGACAAATTCATTGACTTGGGAGGTGCGGTGAGGAAGTCGCAGTTGTTGCACGGCTTGGCGCAACTGTTCGGCAATCTCTAAGGCTTGGGTAACGGGCGTATTCGGCAAAACTGCGACAAATTCTTCTCCACCGTAACGGGCAACGAGATCTGCGGGTTGGTTAATGGCTTGTCTGGCGGCGATGCTCAACTGTTGCAAGCACTCATCCCCCGCTTGATGCCCATAAAAGTCGTTATAGGGTTTGAAGTAATCGACATCAAACAAAATAATTGAGAGGGGTTGGCGATCGCAGCAGTGGCTTTGCCATTGTTGCCTAAAGTAGACATCAAAGCGGCGGCGGTTGGCGAGTTGCGTTAAACCGTCTAGGTTCGCAAGGCGTTCGAGTTCCCAGTTGGCTTGTCTGAGGGCGTCTTCGGCTTTTTTGCGTTGAATCATCGAACCCAATTGGGTGGCGATCGCTTTGAACAGTCGGAGCGATCGCTCATCGGGTGCTAATTCTTGATGGTGAAAAAAGACTAAAACGGCTAATACCTGCCCCTCTAGAACAATCGGCACCCCTAAAACGCTCTTTAAACCGGCTTGTCTGGCGGCGGGAAAGCGGTTTTTCATTAAGGAGGGTTTTTCGGCTAAATCTGCCAGCCACTCAATCTGCTGAGATGCCCAAACCCATCCGGGAAACCCTTGAGCATAGGCAAAATGCAAGCTTTCACTTTGGTGCTGAAATTCTAGTAAGTTGGGCAGATCGGTTCGCCAAGCGCAACAATATTCCAGATGAGTGGCTTCTGAATTTGGCATCCAAGCCTCACCAAAATCCCAACCAATGGTTTGGCAAACGGTACTGAGAATCGCTAAAAGGGCTTCCTCTGCATCTGCGGTTTCGCTAATAGCCTGAGCGGTTGCGAGCAGCAGTTGTAACTGGGCATTTTGTGCTTGGAGTTGTAACTGAAACTCATGCAAGCGCAATTGATTTTCGATGCGAGCAATCACTTCAATTGATTCAAACGGTTTGGTAATGTAATCAACGCCTCCTAGGGTAAATGCCGTTACCTTATCGAGGGCATCATCTAGGGCGCTCATAAAAATCACCGGAATATCGCGGGTTGAAGGTTGCGCTTTGAGCTGGCGACACACTTGATAACCGTTGAGGTCGGGCATTTTAACATCCAGTAAAATCAGATCGGGCACCACAAACTGAACGGACTTGAGGGCTAATTTTCCACTCGGCGCAACCCGCACCTTATAACCCTGATTGGACAAAATCTGAGTCAGTAAGGTAATGTTAGCCGGAGTATCATCAACGACTAAAATATTGGCTTTACCGAGAAAAATACTGGGGTCTTGGTTCATAGAATTATCTCTAGGCTTTTCGACCTCGGAGTAAAAATGTTGTCATTTCTCCCTTACCTTTGATTTGTACCGTACCGCGCTTTTCAAACTTAAAGGTGTCTTTTAATCGCTCGTAGACAATCTCAGTCACTTGAGTTTCGCCAGGAATTCCACTAGACTCCATGCGAGATGCAACATTGACGGTATCTCCCCACAGATCGTAAATAAACTTGGTTAAGCCAATCACGCCTGCAACTACAGGGCCAATATTAATCCCAATTCGCAGACAAAAATTGTTCTGGGTTCTGGCATTAAAGCGATCTAAAGCCGCGTGCATATCGAGAGACATTTGCGCGATCGCGATCGCTCGATCTTCTTGTAAAGGCAATCCACCTACTACCATATAAGCATCTCCGATTGTCTTGATTTTCTCTAAGCCATGATATTGAGAAAGTTGATCGAACTCGCTAAAAATCTGATTGAGAACTTCAACTAATTCGGTGGGTTGTTGATGAGACGCAAAGTCTGTAAAACCCACTAAATCAGCGAATAAAACGCTTACATCGGCAAAACTATCCGCAATGACTTGCGATTTCTTCTGCAAGCGTTCTGCCACAGGTTTGGGTAAAATATTGAGTAACAGTTTTTCCGTTTGCTGTTGAGCCAGTTTCCGCGCCGTAATGTCTGAAACAGTCCCTTCATAATATAACAAACGTTCTTTGGAATCGCGGACAGCTCTAGCATTTTCCGAAATCCAGATAATTTCCCCATCTTTGCGGTAAACTTGCGACTCAAATCCTAATACCGCATTATGGGTTTCTATCGCTTCCTTAAATTCCTGGCGACGCAACGCCTTAACATACAATTGTTGCTCGATGTTCTCTAAACTCGAAATCAACTCTTCTGGAGAACTGTAACCATAAATTTTGGCAAGGGCTAAATTAGCGCTTAAGTATCGCCCTGAAGGGGTTGTTTGATAAATGCCTTCCACCGCATTTTCAACGATGCTGTGGTAGCGTTCTTGTGTAATCCTTAAGATTTCTTCAGTTTGCTTGCGCTGAATTAAGGTTCCCAATTGCGTCGCGACAGCCGTGACTAAATCAATAATTCTCTCGCTAGCAGAGGTTGCTTTACAAGAGTAGAAGACGAGAATAGCTAGTACCTGTTGTTCTAATAAAATGGGAACCGCAAATGCTGATTTTAATCTCACCTTTTGAATGTGAGAATACAAGAAAAACAGGTCTTTGTCGCAGTCAATATCCTCAATCCATTCTGTTCTTTTAGAAATCCAAGCTTTCCCTTGCAAGCCAATATTCGGCGAGAAAGTGACTTGCAAACTTTGTTCTCTAAATTGTAGAAAACTCGATTGACTGCCATACCAGCCTTGACTGCACTCTAGAATTTTTCGCTCTTCGTCGGGAATCCAAGCTTCACCGTAATCCCACTGAATAGTGATACAAACTAATTGTAAAACCGCTTGCAATGCAGAGTGAACATCTCGACGATGGCTAATGGCTTGAGTCGTTGCTAAGAGCAAGCGCAATTCAATTTCAGCTTGACGCCGAGCTTCTAAGTTTTGTTGAAGCAGTGTATTTTGATGCACCAGTTGTAATTGAAGTTGGCGCAGGCGCAATTGATTTTCAATTCTGGCTTGAACTTCCAACGGTTCAATGGGTTTGGTAATATAGTCAACTCCACCGGCTGTAAAGGCATTCACCTTATTTAACGGCTCATCTAAAGCACTCACAAAAATAACCGGAATTTCCCGCGTATGGGCGCTTGCTTTTAGCTTATGACAGACCGTATAGCCATCCATATCGGGCATATTAACATCCAGCAAAATCAGATCGGGAGGAGTTGCTTCCACAGACTTTAATGCTAAGTTTCCATTGGGAGCAACGCGTACCTTATACCCTTCTTTGGTTAAAAGTTGAGTCAGAAGCTTCAAATTTCCTGGATTATCATCGACGACTAAAATATGGGCTTTCGGCTCAGAAGAAGTCTCAAGGTTCATAAATTGTTGACAGCTTGAATAAGGTTAAGAATTTGCTCAAATTGGTATCGATCGGCAAGCTGAGAAATGGCGTTAGCAATTTCTTGAAATTCAGGTTTGATTTTATCAAGGTGAGCTGTAATTTCCTCTAAATCTCCTTCAATGACCGCTTGATATAACTCTAGCAACCAATCAATGGGGAGTCCGGTCAAATCGTTGGGATTTAGGCTCATTGGCTCTGAGTGGGGCGCAGCCGGGTGTTCCCGATCGGCCTCATAAATAAACATCACCCCTAAATGTCTATGAATGGCTTCTACAATTTCATTATCCTGAAATGGCTTGCGAATAAAGTCATCGCACCCTGAATTTAAAACTAAGGCTTTTTCTCCGGCTAAAGCGCTCGCAGTCAGCGCAATAATTTTGCATGGCGCTTGCTGCGTTTGCTGTTCGGCTTGACGAATTTGTCGAGTAGCCGTACAACCATCCATAACAGGCATCCGGATATCCATCCAAATTAGGTGAGGGTGCCAAGACTTCCACCGTTCTAGGGCATCGCTGCCATTTGTGACTACTTGTAATTCAAAACCAAACGGTTGCAGGAGTTTTAGCAATAATTGGCGATTGTAGTTATTATCGTCGGCAATTAAGAAGCGATACTGGGGTTGGTGGGGCGCGATCGCGATCGCCCGTCTTCCCCGATCCGCTGCGGGGATTTGGGTGGCGATCGCCATGCTAACCGGAATCTCGAACTCAAAGGTTGTCCCTAGGGCCACAGAACCATTATCCTGTCGTTTCTCCACAGCATCTCCCCGACTGGGGTTAAAGGCTTTCCCTCGGCTGATCGCTGTCATCTCACCCCCCATCATCAAGACGAACTGATAGCTGATGCACAACCCCAAACCCGTCCCTTCTTGCACCTGTTGTCCAGAAGAGGTTTGAATAAACGGTTTAAACAGGTGGGGAAGTTCTTCCGGCGGAATACCCACCCCCGTATCCGACACCTGAAACTGCAAGCGCACCTTAGCGGGATCGAGATGTTCGACAACGCGAACTTGCAACTGCACGCCCCCTTGGGCGGTAAACTTCACGGCATTACTCAGCAAGTTAATCAGCACTTGGCGCAGCTTAATCTCATCCGCCTGCACGTACTGCGGGACATCGCTACAGGTGGAAAAACGCAGATGTATCCCCTTATCCTGCGTTCTCAAAGAGAACATATCCTCAATATCTTCTAGCAAGCGAGACAGATCGAAGCTATTGGCATTAAGCGTCATCCGTCCGGCTTCAATCTTAGACAAATCAAGGACTTGATTAATCAAGGTTAAGAGATGTTCGCCGCTGCGTCGAATAATATTGAGGTTCTCCTGCTGTTCGCCGGAGAGATTCTTGGCTTGATACATCAATTGAGAGAAGCCTAAAATCGCGTTTAAGGGCGTGCGTAACTCGTGGCTCATATTAGCCAAAAAGATACTTTTAGCCCGGTTAGCTGCTTCAGCCGCCTCTTTGGCAACGCGCAACTCTTCTTCCACCTGCTTGATCGTGCTGATATCGGTGGCGGAACCAATAATGCCCTGCACCTCCCCATCGGCATCAATAAACGCACTGACAATGGTTTGATACCACCGTTGTTCGCCTTGACGATTGACAATCGCTTCAGCGGGGGTAATGTAAGGTTGCAGCGTTTCCATTACGGCGCGGTTGATGGCTAAAAACTCATCCACCTGTGCGGTATTGGGATTCAAGTCATAGTCCGTTTTGCCAATCATTTCTTCAATGGGTAAGCCGTAGATGGCTGCGCCGCTTTGATTAATGGTTAAAAAGCGCCCTTCGCGATCTTTGACAAAAATAGAACTGGGAACGACATCAATCACTTGTCGCAAAAAGGCTTGTTGCGATCGCAATTCCATCTCGGCGATCGCGCGATCGCTCACATCGCGGATAATCACCAAAGCCGTATCCTGACTCACCGGCAGAATGCGGACTTCCTCATACCTTGCCTCTCCTTCAACCACAATTTCCTGCTGGTATACCTGCGTTTCGCCCTTATCTAAGGCCGTTTGCAGGGCGGCTAGACGGCGGCGGGCCAAAGGTTGGGGCAAAAAGTCAAAAATGCTTTTCCCCACGCCCTCTTCGCGCGTCACGATGCTTTTGAAAATGCCGCCATTGAGTTGTTCGAGTTGGTACCCTTGGCGATCCATTAAAATGACCAAATCTGGCAGGGCTTCCAGGATTTGCCGCAGGGTGGCTTCGCTTTGTTGCAAAGCGGCTTCTGCTTGTTTGCGATCGCTAATATCGCGCCCTTCGGGGATCAGCATCACCACCTCCCCCGCCTCATTCAGCAGCGGGCGCAGGGAAAAGTCAATGGTAACGAGGCGGTTATCTGCGCCCCAAACCTCCGCCTCGTAGCGAATAAACGCCCCTTGGGCGGCTTGGGCGATCGCGGTTTTCAATTTGGCTTGCGCCTCCGGGGAGAACTTCCACCACGGCGAGTCCCAAAACGGCTGCCCTACCACCTGTTCGCGACTCACCCCCGCAAAAGCCAAGGCGGTTTGATTGGCTTCTAGCATCATCCCATCGGGTTGCAATAACCCCACAAACTGAAACGCTTGATCGAAGATGGCGCGGAATTTTTGCTCGTTTTCCCGCAACGCCGCCTCCACCTGAAGCCGTTCCTTAATTTGCTGTTCTAGGGCTACGGTGCGTTCTTGCACTTGCT
It includes:
- a CDS encoding diguanylate cyclase domain-containing protein — encoded protein: MNQDPSIFLGKANILVVDDTPANITLLTQILSNQGYKVRVAPSGKLALKSVQFVVPDLILLDVKMPDLNGYQVCRQLKAQPSTRDIPVIFMSALDDALDKVTAFTLGGVDYITKPFESIEVIARIENQLRLHEFQLQLQAQNAQLQLLLATAQAISETADAEEALLAILSTVCQTIGWDFGEAWMPNSEATHLEYCCAWRTDLPNLLEFQHQSESLHFAYAQGFPGWVWASQQIEWLADLAEKPSLMKNRFPAARQAGLKSVLGVPIVLEGQVLAVLVFFHHQELAPDERSLRLFKAIATQLGSMIQRKKAEDALRQANWELERLANLDGLTQLANRRRFDVYFRQQWQSHCCDRQPLSIILFDVDYFKPYNDFYGHQAGDECLQQLSIAARQAINQPADLVARYGGEEFVAVLPNTPVTQALEIAEQLRQAVQQLRLPHRTSQVNEFVTVSIGVASSIPLDTELPDTLIAAADRALYQAKEQGRDRLVLAPQSDRVSRSPSLHSQNS
- a CDS encoding PAS domain S-box protein yields the protein MHSRNPEPPSSKPFDLATLIQLQSKIASEIELHQLLITLIGILIETVEAQSGYILLEKDGEFKIEAAKSARSHQVEVLRSLPLKRRVSLAAIEQATRSRTPILSTIQQRQAKSVLCCPLLHQERPIGFIYLEKSLKPSPFTEQDKERIQLLAIPAAIALQAAQRYAEVQATQSRLQKFLDAIPIGISIHDRSGQIVYANRASRKILNLHQQLPLSEVETLSQVFQVYRVGTQEPYPVEELPLVKAFAGKTASADDLELHQAHRQIPLEVKSMPVWGEDGRVEYAIAAFQDISARLNAQNALRESETKFRNLAENSPGMIYRYIIHPDGSDRIAYLSSRCREICEIDPEVALQNPRTIENFIPLEELSRIRYAFSSSVKPQQWSKEYCIITPSGQQKWVQNSATFERHSNGDLIWDGLILDITQRKHAELALFESEQRYANLTQIAPVGIFRNNAEGLCVYGNERSFEMIGLSPTEALGFGWTKTLHPDDRDRVTAAWEKFMAEQSDFACEYRFLRPDGSEIWVFGQAAIERDRAGKMTGTIGTLTDITAAKRVEAALRESEAKFRHLAENVPGAIYRYVLHPDGSHAFTYASPRIQEFYDASPADLLQNADLAWQKTHPDDLAFLNESIRISATTLQPWRWEGQVVSKQGLRWVQGISQPEKQPNGDIVWDGLLLDITERKRVEQLVADYNWNLSQQVQERTVALEQQIKERLQVEAALRENEQKFRAIFDQAFQFVGLLQPDGMMLEANQTALAFAGVSREQVVGQPFWDSPWWKFSPEAQAKLKTAIAQAAQGAFIRYEAEVWGADNRLVTIDFSLRPLLNEAGEVVMLIPEGRDISDRKQAEAALQQSEATLRQILEALPDLVILMDRQGYQLEQLNGGIFKSIVTREEGVGKSIFDFLPQPLARRRLAALQTALDKGETQVYQQEIVVEGEARYEEVRILPVSQDTALVIIRDVSDRAIAEMELRSQQAFLRQVIDVVPSSIFVKDREGRFLTINQSGAAIYGLPIEEMIGKTDYDLNPNTAQVDEFLAINRAVMETLQPYITPAEAIVNRQGEQRWYQTIVSAFIDADGEVQGIIGSATDISTIKQVEEELRVAKEAAEAANRAKSIFLANMSHELRTPLNAILGFSQLMYQAKNLSGEQQENLNIIRRSGEHLLTLINQVLDLSKIEAGRMTLNANSFDLSRLLEDIEDMFSLRTQDKGIHLRFSTCSDVPQYVQADEIKLRQVLINLLSNAVKFTAQGGVQLQVRVVEHLDPAKVRLQFQVSDTGVGIPPEELPHLFKPFIQTSSGQQVQEGTGLGLCISYQFVLMMGGEMTAISRGKAFNPSRGDAVEKRQDNGSVALGTTFEFEIPVSMAIATQIPAADRGRRAIAIAPHQPQYRFLIADDNNYNRQLLLKLLQPFGFELQVVTNGSDALERWKSWHPHLIWMDIRMPVMDGCTATRQIRQAEQQTQQAPCKIIALTASALAGEKALVLNSGCDDFIRKPFQDNEIVEAIHRHLGVMFIYEADREHPAAPHSEPMSLNPNDLTGLPIDWLLELYQAVIEGDLEEITAHLDKIKPEFQEIANAISQLADRYQFEQILNLIQAVNNL
- a CDS encoding DUF4347 domain-containing protein yields the protein MLTPYLPQSSPRALALIDANLDHYQELAELVSPHVETLIIQRDRNGIEQVSEILNSLQLVNHKLQALYWFAHGAPGEILLGNNSLNQASLSQYSNQIKAWRSALDRTANLFIYSCNLAQNTGSHFLQSFSRILGINISASSHRVGDSNRGGNWQLDFNTHSEYSSHLSLQPCLFSSYSGLLATAIVTTTADSGAGSLRNAIATANPGDTIIFSASLANQIITLTSGQLEINKNLTIDGSAAANLTLSGNNTSRVINLHSYQTLNIQNLTIANGRVTSTDLIEGAGAGIKTGEGSNLSVNSVQFRDNIARLGAGIFAFNKSTATITNSTFDNNDATSGLALDYKEQSGGAIVGFVANSLTVKDSKFTNNKGLNGGAINNLLTPLTIENSIFINNDSTPGKNAGAVVGYGGAIYSDGSSSVNNDNIGGDIIIRNSRFEGNTGSGQGGGIYLYVYPPDKVTLEDSTLLNNSVVNNAEGVAQGGGFFYAAKTGLAPGNSPLVISRTTFANNVSADQGGGLWVGENAPLIITNSTFSGNEAQAVNGNGFGGALTVFNQSNPTTIINTTFAYNKAAKLAGAIFHGDEQKITVQNTIFYENIASNSLKNQQHVSRSLIDAGGNIQYPPKLTDIPFPGDLNVTDKVTLADPKLGPLQSINGVLVHPLLAGSAAIDAGVNAGVASVDQTGNPRIVDGVADSGAYEATGTLLPPPPNNPPTLVTPIPDRTATEATPFNLNIASNFTDIDGDALVFSAVGLPEGLVLNSGTGIISGTPTRNAVGTRSVTVTVSDGKGAVVSDVFDLAVTAATPTPTPQPTPTPTPQPTPTPTPEPTPTPEPTPTPTPEPIPPDKAGNSLDLAADLGVLTGSQSVDDFIGNADTDDFYSFRLETESLLNLDLQGLTGNAYIQLLDSQGNLIQEIAAADLALDEFAVSLAAGDYFVRVFSTNPENTAYILTLSTQSTATPDLDECGGGGNCQTTISGTSGDDVLMGDECRNFMLGEAGNDVLMGNQGSDTLLGGMGADTLYGGKGKDSLLGGEGDDSLMGNRCNDTLYGGKGNDVLWGGKGDDYLEGGEGDDTLSGDRGSDTLVGGEGRDLFILRTETASTQMSEADLILDFEVGVDTIGLTDGVTPEDLILEAVEGNTLIRVAGSNQVLGIVVGIAPQQLPRSFVSVEMAIG
- a CDS encoding adenylate/guanylate cyclase domain-containing protein; translated protein: MNLETSSEPKAHILVVDDNPGNLKLLTQLLTKEGYKVRVAPNGNLALKSVEATPPDLILLDVNMPDMDGYTVCHKLKASAHTREIPVIFVSALDEPLNKVNAFTAGGVDYITKPIEPLEVQARIENQLRLRQLQLQLVHQNTLLQQNLEARRQAEIELRLLLATTQAISHRRDVHSALQAVLQLVCITIQWDYGEAWIPDEERKILECSQGWYGSQSSFLQFREQSLQVTFSPNIGLQGKAWISKRTEWIEDIDCDKDLFFLYSHIQKVRLKSAFAVPILLEQQVLAILVFYSCKATSASERIIDLVTAVATQLGTLIQRKQTEEILRITQERYHSIVENAVEGIYQTTPSGRYLSANLALAKIYGYSSPEELISSLENIEQQLYVKALRRQEFKEAIETHNAVLGFESQVYRKDGEIIWISENARAVRDSKERLLYYEGTVSDITARKLAQQQTEKLLLNILPKPVAERLQKKSQVIADSFADVSVLFADLVGFTDFASHQQPTELVEVLNQIFSEFDQLSQYHGLEKIKTIGDAYMVVGGLPLQEDRAIAIAQMSLDMHAALDRFNARTQNNFCLRIGINIGPVVAGVIGLTKFIYDLWGDTVNVASRMESSGIPGETQVTEIVYERLKDTFKFEKRGTVQIKGKGEMTTFLLRGRKA